In Bos mutus isolate GX-2022 unplaced genomic scaffold, NWIPB_WYAK_1.1 CTG313, whole genome shotgun sequence, the following are encoded in one genomic region:
- the LOC138986958 gene encoding heat shock transcription factor, Y-linked-like — translation MAHIPSEIQDGPPKDESTDSETSIRSLYDYTLTRDSVLRSMIEEYAFQALSEDLVIKRPCYKYSVSETDEVTNFLSLTFPQKLWNIVESDQFESIWWDERGTCIVINEELFKKEVLERKAPFRIFETKSMKSLIRQLNLYGFSKKRQTFQRSASLPVFLEEENNISLLSKLQTYYNPNFKRGHPQLLLRVQRRVGINNVSQISSLVQDNKKHVKASVNEDDRNSEFIPEISRESAFSASTSLRVPFIQKPHTIQIVTNTNALSPCDLPNHPSPISVRQAEQILVDQPAVLKKLSIFNWHSHSSYTQVNGPIEDFATTTTSTSQNHIVSPLQSTYSGLMMEPSKFPVRHSDMSGHDNPFPNLQETGNSWFSVPTSTYTSASSLSSQLINNHHYMETMLIKTDLSNTCQIMEPKED, via the exons ATGGCACATATACCTTCAGAAATTCAAGATGGGCCTCCTAAGGATGAATCAACTGATTCAGAAACCTCCATTAGATCTTTGTATGATTATACACTTACTAGGGACTCAGTTTTGAGATCTATGATTGAAGAATATGCTTTTCAGGCTTTGTCTGAGGATCTTGTGATAAAAAGGCCATGCTACAAATATTCTGTATCTGAAACAGATGAGGTGACTAATTTTCTTTCACTCACCTTTCCACAAAAACTTTGGAATATAGTTGAAAGTGATCAGTTTGAATCTATTTGGTGGGATGAGAGAGGCACATGTATAGTGATCAACGAAGAACTCTTTAAGAAAGAAGTCTTGGAAAGAAAGGCACCTTTCAGAATATTTGAAACCAAGAGTATGAAAAGTTTAATTCGACAGCTTAACCTTTATGGATTTAGCAAAAAGAGACAAACTTTTCAAAGATCTGCTTCACTACCTGTCtttctggaagaagaaaacaacatcTCTCTTTTGAGTAAG TTACAGACCTACTATAATCCAAATTTCAAAAGAGGTCATCCTCAACTTTTATTAAGAGTGCAAAGAAGAGTTGGGATTAATAATGTGTCTCAAATATCTTCATTAGTGCAAGATAACAAGAAGCATGTTAAAGCAAGTGTCAACGAAGATGATCGTAACTCTGAATTTATTCCAGAAATTAGTAGAGAGAGCGCATTTTCAGCCTCCACAAGTTTACGTGTGCCTTTCATACAAAAGCCTCATACCATCCAGATTGTCACTAATACAAATGCCCTATCTCCATGTGACTTACCTAACCACCCATCACCAATATCGGTTAGACAAGCAGAACAGATTTTGGTAGATCAACCTGCTGTTTTAAAAAAGTTGAGCATTTTTAATTGGCATTCACATAGCAGCTACACTCAAGTAAATGGCCCCATTGAGGACTTTGCTACTACAACTACATCTACTTCTCAGAACCACATTGTATCCCCATTACAGAGCACTTATTCTGGACTGATGATGGAGCCTTCTAAATTTCCAGTCAGGCATAGCGATATGTCAGGCCATGACAATCCTTTTCCTAACCTGCAAGAGACAGGCAACTCGTGGTTCTCAGTGCCAACAAGCACTTATACATCTGCTTCCTCTCTTTCAAGTCAACTCATCAACAATCATCATTATATGGAAACCATGCTAATTAAAACTGACCTATCAAATACGTGTCAGATTATGGAGCCTAAGGAAGATTGA